The Candidatus Poribacteria bacterium genome includes a region encoding these proteins:
- a CDS encoding threonine synthase: MVWNGVIHHYRAYLPVTLETPIITLKEGNTPLVEATNLNEAIGNDLRLYLKCEGLNPTSSFKDRGMTVAISKSVEDGAQAVMCASTGNTSASAAAYAAKAKLKCIVLVPKGEIALGKLAQALMHDAKVLAVDGNFDKALQLVRDVTEKHPIHLVNSLNPYRIEGQKTGAFEVIDHLGFVPDYQAMPVGNAGNITAYWKGYKEYYDCGKAESLPKMLGFQAAQAAPIVLGHAIEEPQTVASAIRIGNPASWRTAEEARDESKGLIGYVSDDEILQAYQMLAKLEGLFVEPASAASVAGVIKLNQSGYFKLSSTIVCSLTGHGLKDPDTALGEIGGEPITVSASEDAILKYVYEV, encoded by the coding sequence ATGGTCTGGAACGGTGTCATTCATCACTACCGTGCATATCTACCGGTTACATTAGAAACCCCAATTATTACGCTCAAGGAAGGGAATACCCCCCTCGTTGAGGCGACAAACTTAAATGAGGCAATTGGTAACGACCTGCGCCTCTACCTGAAATGCGAAGGACTAAATCCGACGAGCTCCTTCAAAGATCGGGGCATGACCGTTGCTATCTCCAAATCCGTTGAGGATGGTGCTCAAGCAGTAATGTGTGCCTCAACTGGCAACACGTCGGCGTCTGCTGCTGCCTACGCTGCCAAAGCGAAACTGAAATGTATTGTACTCGTTCCGAAGGGGGAAATCGCCCTTGGGAAATTGGCACAGGCGTTGATGCACGATGCAAAAGTCCTTGCGGTTGATGGAAATTTCGACAAAGCGCTTCAGCTTGTGCGAGACGTTACCGAAAAGCACCCAATTCATCTGGTAAATTCGCTTAACCCCTATCGCATTGAAGGACAGAAGACAGGTGCCTTTGAGGTCATTGACCATCTTGGCTTTGTGCCTGATTATCAAGCGATGCCTGTTGGTAATGCTGGGAATATTACCGCATACTGGAAGGGGTATAAAGAGTATTACGACTGCGGCAAGGCAGAGAGTCTTCCCAAAATGCTTGGCTTTCAGGCGGCCCAAGCGGCACCGATAGTCTTAGGGCATGCTATTGAGGAACCGCAGACAGTTGCGAGTGCAATTAGGATAGGAAATCCTGCAAGTTGGCGGACTGCGGAGGAAGCGCGGGACGAATCGAAAGGGTTAATCGGTTACGTGTCGGATGACGAAATCTTGCAAGCCTATCAGATGCTCGCAAAATTAGAGGGGTTGTTTGTTGAACCTGCTTCCGCAGCTTCCGTTGCTGGCGTCATCAAATTGAATCAGAGCGGATATTTCAAGCTGAGCTCAACAATCGTTTGCAGCCTGACCGGACATGGCTTGAAGGATCCGGACACCGCGCTAGGAGAAATCGGGGGTGAGCCGATCACAGTGTCTGCGAGCGAAGATGCAATCCTGAAGTATGTTTATGAGGTGTGA
- a CDS encoding DUF177 domain-containing protein produces MKTLEFIVREISDSQITRREVWVPSAEIDLALEEAHFVADIHGHLELSRRVEDVYVKGSFSASVEVECRCCVEPFATTVSGDIEAQFYPTDVATPSEPWHADTGERYYLGDTIDLSEEVRQSLMLEIPNWPLCSEECKGLCPQCGENRNVVDCGCQISEESSSPFAALADLLDQSDRALEN; encoded by the coding sequence GTGAAAACGCTCGAATTCATTGTTAGAGAAATTTCTGACAGCCAAATCACACGCCGTGAAGTTTGGGTGCCTTCGGCGGAAATTGATTTAGCGCTAGAAGAAGCACATTTTGTTGCAGATATTCACGGACATCTCGAACTCTCACGCCGCGTGGAAGATGTTTATGTGAAAGGGAGTTTTTCAGCATCGGTTGAGGTCGAGTGTCGTTGCTGTGTTGAGCCGTTTGCAACGACTGTTTCGGGGGATATCGAAGCCCAATTTTATCCAACCGATGTGGCTACGCCTTCTGAGCCATGGCATGCGGATACCGGCGAGCGGTATTATTTGGGAGATACAATCGATTTATCGGAGGAGGTCCGGCAAAGCCTCATGCTCGAAATTCCGAACTGGCCTCTCTGCTCGGAGGAATGTAAGGGACTCTGCCCGCAATGTGGAGAAAATCGAAATGTTGTTGACTGTGGTTGTCAGATCTCTGAAGAGAGTTCCTCGCCATTTGCTGCTTTGGCGGATTTGCTAGATCAGTCTGACCGTGCGCTTGAAAACTGA
- a CDS encoding T9SS type A sorting domain-containing protein, with translation MTQAVTLRLSGNALGTNGNSTITLNRGTNLVGVPLKDSRIARVSDLFALDGIRDNVPVIIVSDNGAFKTVGRAGDPGDIPITGGQSFILIAREAATMAISGEGWTNVSGTDAAPPMASTGVEVGDTTPVLAVRGSIVSPDPSRRWGILSHHLQSGSGFQVTVKNLSTPIKDRESTTGRAVTGMTGNEGVGYQLTVVDIETGQAAMIGDILEISVQSSEPFVGVQPLWYTVMAEDVKRSWIQLPALVAYEIPVETALLRNYPNPFNPETWIPYRLAEDAFVTLTIYDGGGRVVRRLDVGHRIAAVYESRSKAVYWDGRNELGEPVASGVYFYHLSAGDYTATRRMVIAK, from the coding sequence ATGACCCAAGCCGTGACCCTTCGTCTAAGTGGCAACGCGCTGGGTACAAACGGAAATAGCACCATTACCTTGAACCGGGGCACCAACCTAGTGGGTGTGCCATTGAAAGATTCAAGGATAGCCCGGGTGAGTGACCTGTTCGCACTCGATGGGATTCGGGACAACGTCCCTGTGATTATCGTTTCAGATAACGGGGCGTTCAAGACAGTCGGGCGGGCAGGCGATCCCGGCGATATCCCCATCACGGGGGGACAATCCTTTATCCTAATCGCTCGGGAGGCTGCGACAATGGCTATCTCCGGTGAGGGATGGACTAACGTCTCAGGAACGGATGCCGCTCCGCCGATGGCAAGCACGGGTGTTGAAGTGGGGGATACGACTCCTGTTTTGGCGGTGAGAGGGTCAATCGTTTCACCCGACCCCAGCCGTAGGTGGGGCATCTTGTCCCACCACCTACAGTCGGGGTCGGGTTTCCAGGTGACCGTCAAGAACCTTTCAACTCCGATCAAAGACCGAGAGTCTACGACTGGCAGAGCGGTTACCGGTATGACCGGAAATGAAGGGGTTGGCTATCAACTCACCGTTGTTGACATAGAGACGGGACAGGCGGCTATGATTGGGGATATCCTCGAAATCTCTGTGCAATCCTCAGAGCCGTTTGTCGGGGTTCAGCCATTATGGTATACCGTAATGGCTGAAGATGTGAAGCGGAGCTGGATTCAGTTGCCTGCATTAGTTGCCTACGAGATACCGGTAGAGACGGCGTTGTTGCGAAACTATCCGAATCCGTTCAACCCAGAGACATGGATACCGTACCGGTTGGCGGAGGATGCCTTCGTCACGTTGACCATCTATGACGGAGGAGGTCGAGTGGTCCGTAGGCTCGACGTTGGGCATCGGATTGCGGCGGTCTACGAGAGTCGGTCAAAGGCGGTCTATTGGGATGGGAGAAACGAGTTGGGTGAGCCGGTGGCAAGCGGTGTGTATTTCTATCACCTGTCCGCCGGGGATTATACTGCCACGAGACGGATGGTAATCGCCAAGTAG
- the rpmF gene encoding 50S ribosomal protein L32: MAHPKRRTSKSKKRMRRSHHALGEKFVSTCPHCSETILSHRVCPSCGYYNGRVVVKTAEEA; this comes from the coding sequence ATGGCACATCCAAAACGTCGAACCTCAAAATCAAAAAAACGAATGCGAAGAAGCCACCATGCACTTGGGGAAAAATTTGTTTCAACATGTCCCCACTGTTCAGAAACAATCCTATCTCATCGTGTTTGTCCGAGCTGTGGATACTATAACGGGCGGGTTGTGGTGAAAACGGCTGAAGAAGCTTAA